The window taaaattttcttaaatctGATAGATTGCAATGATTGCGTGTGTGTGAATATGAACTTTATGAAAAACATGTATTATAAtctaattaaaacaaatattattatcttttaactaagcataaaacaaaatataattagaagatacaaataaaattgtccCAACACACATTCTTGCAACATtatcacatttttcaaatcaaagtccacacacacatatatatatatatacatatgagATGAGATAATATTGGTTGGGTTGGTGTTTCTAATTTCTCTTATCTTGTCACACtatcaaaagttaaaattgaagttgacAAGAAGTTCCAACCACATTGTACAATTTCTAAagttatcaaactttatttatttagtttcaCTTTTTCAAGATTACAATCTTTTTACCTATGATCAAATCTTTCCatctttattcttatttttatattataccATATGTTAAagtatatcaattatttaatcGATGGGATAAAAAGGAACTAAACatgtattataatttttcaattttattacagttttaatttaaatacagAAATTAATtccttcaaatatattaaacttaGTTCGTGTAATGAAAGTAAGAgtgaaaaagtagaaaaaggagaaagaaaaaaactcatatgtagaagtaatatattttataagcaaaaaatttcaaaagtcaaatatcattaaaataaatttaagtttatttatttattttgcagAAAGGgtaattaagttaatttaaagATGATTGAAATTGCAAGAATCTTCcatgaacaaaaatgaagaaaaaaaatacatatttttgtcaaatctaattaattataaataaacatctCAACACATGAGATGCTTCTTAATcattcacatatatatacatatatataacacttATTTATAATCAACAATAtgaattattatgaaaattacttttaaaaaaagaaaaataaaataaagtggCTAACAAAATTGTGATTAATTTGAAAGTGAAGTGACATGAATTTACTTTTAGTACTTTCATGAAACtaaaatcttataaaataatgaatagaTTCTACTCCAAAAcaacttctttctttctttgtggTTTCATGTAATTTCTTATGTTTGTAATTCAAATAGTTAAGAACATGTCATTTTGTTTctgtcttttttaaaattacttttacaCATAATCACTTTCATCTTATGGTAAACTACTTTGAAAgatgataatatgtgttttcATATCTTCAAAGTTGATTCGAATAATTAAAAGTGTAACACCATGAGTTTACGAGAGAGTTACGAATGAATCAATATGACATATAGATGAGAAAAATTCCGCAGGagacataaaagaaaagattaaaaaaagcttGATATATACCAACAAAGTGCACATTTTTCTTCTGTAACTCAACCGTAGGAACTATAGAGCTAAGCATGCTCAGTTTAGCTGGAAGGAAGGAATTTCATGTTAGATGATCTCATAAGACAAACATGTTAAAATGACTCATATTGGTTTGTAAGGACAATTTTTACTCGTAGAAGTGTTCATGACAGGCAAAGGTGACGCTATCGggtatttaatttgaaatttatgaagttaggatgaaataataataataatgatgagagggaaaaaaaaagtggggatttaagagaaaagacaaaaaggaTGTGTGGGGGAGAAGCAAGTTGGGTGAGGAGAGGATTAGAATGGCTTTTAGAAGGGTCAAGAGGACAAAACAAGTTGTCCCAAAGACCAAAACTTTtgtgtattttaatttcatttttttttctaatctcTAATTTCATTGTCAAAAGAAGTACTTCTAAGTTTACTTCATAACCACAATCACTTCTTTTAAATCCTATGGGATTGTGACAATGTGAGATGTGAGatatttccttttatgttTTGGACAAATTTATAACTAACCATTACCCTATTTAAttccccttcttcttccttccttctttTCCCTAACTTTTCATTGTTATACTATATCACTTCTTGATGTGTGAATGGTTCGATCCTTCCTATCTACACgattgttataaaaaaaaagttttaatattatatgttATGTGTCTACTAGggtttgtgaagaaaaaaatgtatatgtcaaatattttaatgtcttattatatacaaaactaaaaattcattaattgAGGTAGACATTGAAAGAAACGGTTATGTCATGgaaaatagtaattttagaTCATACTTCACCTCtagtttagaaaaatgaaataaaaatctGTATGAAAATGAGTTTTGAGATAATGGAATAAGCCTTTCCTAACACTTTTTTGcattaacataaaaataagaaagagagattagATTGTTCTTtgaatatactttttttctttgaatatactttttttcttctctctttttcaccACAATCTcaatcaaattccaaaaacctTCGGAGGAAAGAGAGATTTTGGACCCAATGAAGTTTTGGGCTTAATAACATATGAATcttatatgtatgtattgGGCCCCCATTGAAGACTTCTTCTTTGTCTCAATAGTttactaaaactaaaacttccAAAGAAACACCTATtgctttatttctaatttagtccctacaaaaaaattaatacttaATTTCAAcgtaaaaaattaatcattattatttttaccaTTCATTTCAactgaaattttaattttctcacaAACATtagggtatatatatatttgctctatcaattttcataaacatgtTGTAAAGGATCTCTCATGTTTATATACCTTTCAATGTCCACACACATCAATCATTGTCTTCTCAATTTCTATTCTAtcattttgatgaaaatatcTCTAATAGAGACATACATACCTCAATAAGTATAAGATACTTTtggataaatatttatgaatgttaCCAATCAGTACTTTTTAATACCGATATCAAACCCTAATCATCATGAGGATGAATTCAAGTTAAATCCCCACTAAGTACGAACCAATATTCTAATGTTTCTTTACACCCATTATACAAAGAGTTAAGAAAACAGTAATTTATGATCTAGAAATGGAAGGGAAAGGTGTATGAGGTAGAAAATCAGAATGTTGTCTGTTTTAAGATATTGATTATCAAAGTAGGAGATGATATGATGATGAGTTGTTGCAGATACACTTTTGGTTTTATATGTTTGTAgatttactttgaaaaattttcaatcccaacaaacaaaaacttacccttttctttccttctcttttaatctttttctcttggatttgtttctttcttattgtCTTCACATTAATTCGTTGCTTCAAGGAATCGTACGGATAAATGAAAACGAAAGGGTTTGACAATAAATTATGTCAATAGAAGAATTTCGATCCGACTCAATCATTCATGGTTCGTTTCATCAccattttgctttttttctttccttattcTTATTACTAAGTTTTAACTTCTTAGagaatacttttttcttataaattaaaatacaccCTTAAATTAGAACAAATGGACACCAAAACAACTATTTCTCACATACATACTTACAAAATCTTTAactattcttcaaattttctcaatcaaccatagatagatagatactaattttttccaattgttaaactaataaaatttaaccttTAAAGGAAGAGCATATTTTTCTAACTATATGTCTTCATATTAATCTTATTTTCTGctcttcttctattttaatttaatctaggctaaattacaagtttgaaCTGAACTTAAGGTTGATTATTGAGGGtgttgaaaaggaaaagaagttGCCTCAAACTCGACCTTCAAGGCTAAACCAGCATGGCCTCGGACTCCAAGgtatttttttggttgtttttgaAGTACAGTAAACCaaagttttggaattttaatgaacacaaaaaaatccataattCACGTATAATGTCTACAAATTAAACATAGGTAGTGGAGAATTAGTAATTAGAAATTGGTTtaagataaaatgaaattaattaacaaagaaaagaaataaatattggTCCGAGATATAAGGGAAGTTTGGTAAATGAATGCAACGACCCAACAACTGAGTCCCATCCCCTTTTTACGctcaatatttttaagttctccgactttcatcttctttttccctcTCATACGACGTAGTTTCTTACCAATTTTATCATCACTTAAGATTCtcttctcaaattttgttttggatacaaataaatgaaattacttccaaaatataacaaaaaaaaaaaaaaaagaataagttaaatgattaattattttggaattttgaaatagaaatgcATAAATTGAATTAGCTGTTCCCAACTAATCACATATTATATAGAATTTACAATGATAATTatgtttattgaaaattaaaaagaagaaattaatatgAGTTATAATCATTTGGGTGAAAGaaaccattaattaatttttttaacataaaatttatttgaaggtaatttaatttaatttaaacttacgagaatatatattagaaactTATTATCATTTCAATCACTCTAAATGACCAAAAATGAACAAACATTAAAACACTTATCACAAAAGGAcgcaaacaaaaatttaaaagctttTTAAGTAAATGATGCAAACATTGCATAGGGGAAAGGGCTATgatcaaaaattaaattcaattactattttaagacttcaactttaatcaatttgtctatatttgttttagaattatcacatctttttatttcttccttttgctcaaatgaaaccaaaaatatatatattttttttaaaaaatacattttagttCTTTCGTGgaataatttcttatttcaaaatgtttcttcttaattaaataatgacaTGGTGTGTTAATTaagattttctaaaattgttaatGAATTGCAAAttctagttttgttttttaagcttgagtttaaatacttaatcaaaaagctaaaaattaagaaacgtacaaaaatgaaaaagaaaaaatgacatttCGTTCGACTTGATTATGTTAAatagtattaaaataatttcaattaagCATGTTTAAATTGACGGGAACAAGAAATCCATAAAACTACGACCTAACCAAGTAATTAAAatctcgtttttttttttaaatatatgtttaggaCACAAGCTTCATAGCAAAACACAAAGAGTGTAGAGTATTAAGGGAAGATGGAAATGATTGTTGTTAAGAAGTCACATCCTTCTTCCAAATAGGGAACAACCCAATCTATAGGTTTGtatatcatattatttaaaaagatcgTACCTAGTAGAACCAGAAACTCCCTTCTAAGACAAAGTAGGTACAAAAAAGAGTACATTCGACCATCCAAACTCGTTacagtaaaataataaatatagattaaGAAGAAACGAGCTTGATTGGGTGATATTGACATAACTTgtgttttatatatagtttttgaaaagCTTAAATGGTAAAGTTTGaagtaatatatttgtttaaataacaattgaagggttaattaataaaaaggaaGTAATTAGTTTATGGAATAAAAGGTTAAGTAGTAATTTAGTTAGAAacaagaaagatgaaaagggcgaagttgaaatggaaagagaaaggaagagagaaatatTAGAAGAAGGCGGAACGGTTAACCAAGGAAAGGGAGGAGGGTTAGTTAAAAAGTAACCATAGTTAAAACGTCCCCACTAACATGTAGAAGCTTTATAAAGTTTCAGGCTATGTGAAAAAAAGGCATAGCCATTTGTTTTTgcaaagaaaggaagaaagaaattttctcactaacaacacacacacacaaaagaaGAATGGCGTTCTATGGCGATGAAGATGATCTATGGAAATGTCCAAAACACCCTTCTAAACGGCGGAGGATCGGAATTTGTCCTCTCTGTCTCCGTGACCGTCTCGTCACTCTCTGTCCCGATTGTGCCAACGTCCGCCCTTGTAATTGTTGCGCTACAACCAATACTACCACcacttcttcatcatcatcatcatcttcttctttctctcgtTTCTCCTCTGCCGATCTCGGATCCGTCGGCCGTCTCTCCAATCTCATCGACGGTGAACCGGCTTTCCGTCGTTCTCGCTCTCTCGCGGCGATTCCGTTTCTAAGATCGCGATTTGTTGCTGATTCTGGGGATGATTGTTCCTCGTCTGGTAATAGTGCTAGAACGTCCTCGTTTTGGTCGATTTTCAAGTCGAAGAGTAAGAAGAGGAACGACGGTGGAAGAATGGAAGCCGCGGTGGAAATTGATTTCAGACGGAGAGCGAAGGAAGTTGCGGAAGTTGAAGAGGCTATGAGACGGAAGTTGATGATCCGCTCGAGATCGGTTGCGGTTGCGGATTCCGGTGGGAGAATTGTCCGGCCACCGGTGAAAGCTAAGACCTGGTATTTTCCGAGTCCCATCAAAGCATTCCGGCAATCGAAGCTACCTAAACCCGTTCTCACGGAACGGTCTCCGTTACACAGaggttgaattttgaatttattattattttcttttttttctcttctaatttttcaaatttcgaattgaaaagttaaaatccgaaaggaaaaaaaaaatattcaaagaaAGACGAAGGtgaaatttaagaatatttgcacattattattattattattatcaatattataatttataattttattattgtaaatggtGGTGTaaattatgaatatttaattaaggtGTAAATGTGGAATTTTAGAAAGATGCGGGgccaaaaatagtaaaatgaataaataggAGGGGCCAAGAATAGCAAATTTGGAGATATTGATTTTTgataaaggaaagaaaaaagtgtcaattattgaaagaaattgGGATATCAATTCCTCATCtcattcaaatcaaatgggacattacaatatatttgatttggtGACATTTTGCcaaactttacttttatttttttatttttttaatcattatttttcaattttaatatagtaATGTAGAGAGAAAATGTTTCTAAGTTAagcaatttattttttttaagtgcaaattcttattattacCTACCtcacatttcaaaataatgtaaacttattcatttcttttcggCCCTACTCCTTCCTTAAGTTTGTGGTTCCCATATATGAACCCTTCCACTCATACTTTCCtcaaaatttagggtttaaatttaatgaaaaagaatggaaTAAACCTTTAATTGAtgattaactattttttttaatgaattgaGAAGAAATAATTGATGTTGATGTTTATGTGAATCAATCATCATATTACTACTACACATATGATGCCAAATgctaaagggaaaaaaaaaagtttacaaatttctttaattttctctctccctaaatgttcttcttttttctctctctcttgaaACCAGCAAATCCATTGTAGTGTATGAGGTGGCCAAATTTCAATAAagattctttttcaaacagtatatatattgattcaGATTctaattcaactttaatttaaaattattataaactcAGTTCATCAAACTCACTTCCAAAACCCACTTTAATTAaccacataattaattaactactTTCGCCTAATCATATTATAACGGCGCAATTAATAATTCAACTtagtattaattaaattataggtTTATATTTACTATTCATATACTTCGAACCTTAGCAcatgctaattaattattttctttcagaTATGAACTAATTAGAATAAGCATATattagaatttttatttttctttttctcttgtcAATACATAATTTTCTAATCCTACAATTATACTTTCGGTTAGATCTCTAACgacctaattaatttaattgaaaaaaaactttttttctaaaaacaatgaatttgtgtgaatatgtatatatatttctttttattaatgttgaaaaaaaaattgagatatttTATGTTGAATGAGTgaactttatattaaaattttaaagcttAGTTTTGGCCTTTTATTCTCATTTGTAttatgttatgtatttttgACTTTCAAAACCTATCCGTAACCGGAATGAATATTCTTAAATCTTAAATACATGCATATATTAATACCTCACCATGTTGTGTTATGGCCTCATACAtccttttcttaatattttttacttgagatatgttttttaaattatcacaagtttatttattcaatacaatcattttaaatgaataattccTTCTCGTgtagattcaaattttcaactttgttGTTCGataatatacttttatattattttggtgtATGGTATTCATTTTGGTAGTCATTTCTAACGCGACCAATATTATTACCATGTTGAGTCTCTTATTAATATACTCAATAGGCAAATTTCATGTGCTTtagatttttcctttcaatttgtGCAATACAAGTTTTGGGTTCAATTTTCTAAGACCTCTTCGTTTTTGGGTGGTTAGCTAATTGTCCTAAGCAtaatatttccttttctttttaaaaatatggataataaaataatatttttattatcccCATGTAAGGTATAATttgtttgtgaaaaaaaactctcaattttttaaaataattcttttttgaaaacaatacaaacaaCCAATTTGGTTGggttgtattttttatatataacgTTGTATTTGTCAACCAAAAATCTAATCtaattttttcaaagataatatACGTTTTTTTCTCGAACGTCAATTTGAATAAAtcccaataaaataaaataaaaaccttcaatttaaatttaaattgaatttgaatttgaatttattttcctttttaaagcAACGAAAGTCAAAAGCAATCCAGCCATCAGATTGGGTGtttggaaattttggaatactaaaatataatataacaatacatacatacaataagtaaataaataaataatatatatatatatatatatatatatatataattttttttttataacaaataatattgagtcaaagattttgtttaattaaaactagGTTGGGATGgggaaaagaatttttttcttagtttgataattgaaaataaaattcattgtatgtggatttattttttataattgaaagttttgtttcgttatattcatatttttcgaattgaaaaaataattttaaaaagaaaaagaaatttattgttttgattttttagtttttgaatgCTACAATTATGGGGATGGAGGAGATCAAGCTAAGCTATCTTAACAGTTTATTGTATtgacttatttttcaaattgatttgcAATCAAAGCCTATAGATATTGATTACTACTATTTCCATGTTAAATTTTGTGATAAagaaatcttttatttttagttcctataattttcttctactttactatatttttagtatttagacttaacatttctatttttaatattaaacttttCGTGAAAGTTTTTCCTTAATTAAACCTATTAATTTTAAGACAATTTTAgtttcatgaaaattaaaattaaaaatgagtttCTTATGCAtataatggaaaattttattagagactaagttatgtttatttataaactataaagaCTTTTTGGAATTGATTTGATAATGTTTGTCAGATAGGGATTAATTAAAATGCTAAAATTATCcaactaaaatattacaattttgaaaagattaacaaatttaattttttaaaatttaaatgttttaaaagattaataaaagaaaaaatatgaaagtttatggtaaatgaaattgattttcttgtaatcttattaattatttatgttaaatttaatagTCATTTTCAATATAGTGGTTACCCTATCAAATTACTAATATTATGGAAACTGTCCACTAAATctaaatagaaacaaaaggaaaaaacgtgaaaaattattacatattaagacaataataaaatatatgagatttctttttctttttctttttctttttcggatttttgttcaattcatttattgaaataactcaatttccttccttttcttcttcataatttcttcaataattagagcacttttttttttcacaaaatatattCTTCCTTAGCTTGTTggattatattgaaaaataatttttaataatctaCACCTAATTAGTTGTAGATTCAcatgtttcatatatatattaatattaaaggAATGAATATTCTTATTAAAAATGcaacacatatatttttagtagATTTAGATATTAGGGTTTTCTTAGATGTGCAGCAAATCCCActactttttttctaaaaaataatttattaaaaaaacctaccactaatatatatatgaaaaaaaaatgaatttaagttcaataaataaataaaaaattaaagggcTTATATATCACATCcttctaaaccctaaatccaATATCATACATAAAAGAGTTGAGATTTTGGTGTATAGTTATTATTCAAAGTATTAGATAACATATTTAAGACATTATAACAATTCGACCACCATAATCTAATcgataaattaaactttaatttatcaaagatttatttaaatgttagTCGTTTACTATTTACTTCGGTATAtaacaacatatataataaagtaaaattaaacGATTAAATCTTTTGTAACGACAAGAGGGTGTAGGAATGAACCAAGATGAAGATGCCCTATGAAATACATACAAGTATATAAAAGTCcaatttgaatgataaaagagaagaatggTTGGGGgtgaaatataacaaaaaccaTGTGAAATGTAATAAT of the Cucumis sativus cultivar 9930 chromosome 3, Cucumber_9930_V3, whole genome shotgun sequence genome contains:
- the LOC101206077 gene encoding uncharacterized protein LOC101206077; amino-acid sequence: MAFYGDEDDLWKCPKHPSKRRRIGICPLCLRDRLVTLCPDCANVRPCNCCATTNTTTTSSSSSSSSSFSRFSSADLGSVGRLSNLIDGEPAFRRSRSLAAIPFLRSRFVADSGDDCSSSGNSARTSSFWSIFKSKSKKRNDGGRMEAAVEIDFRRRAKEVAEVEEAMRRKLMIRSRSVAVADSGGRIVRPPVKAKTWYFPSPIKAFRQSKLPKPVLTERSPLHRG